ttatttgattttttaattcttatatttgattaattttagtttcattattataatcattttaTCTGTTATTTTTGCACAGTTTTTTAAACTAAAGTTAATGCTTATTTCTTAATGTAATtgcaaaaaaaagttaatttttacccaaaatattattattattatcccaccttaaataaaaataaatttaattaatgaagctatttaaatctaaaaatatataaaacttaaacCACCGTATAAGAATTtggatagagaaaaaaaaatacacaaacaaaataataagtaggagagagaaaaaaaatgagacacTATGGATCTTTCTCTTATTGAAACAATATTTACGAGATGCgtaccaaaaaaaatctttattttttttagtttaatatgggtgttcgggtcagcttgcgtgtatctcgactaatcccacgggccctgaagttaacgaccatgtaagcctccagtggccatcatatgaccaaccacaagactcgaacctgaaaccacagagagagcaaacatCTTGATCCTAAatttttaccactggaccaccacctaaatagtcgtaaaaaaaaatcttatttttagagTTGCTAGCGAGTTGCACATTAGATGGGgaaattgttttctttcctaGGACAGATGGTCGAGATGCATGTGTCTGTGAATTCACATATGACACGGGCAGATGGATCAGACCTGGCATATCCATACTTAACAAAACAATGCTGTTTTGTTCCCGACCTTGCCTTCTTCTTCCCGTGTTCTTGTGCTTGGGTGTTTGCTTGTCTAAATGGGAATTAAGAGGGATGGAGACGCCACCAAGAGGCGGTGGTGTCTAAGagatcaaaatgaaagaaactgaaacagaaaaagggaaaaagatgAGGAGGGAGAAGACCACCTTTTGGATCCATATCAGCGAGGGAATTCTATAGCCTTCTAACTGTAAGCTAGGGGAGTTGAACGGGTGGAAGGTTTTAgtatagtttgtttttgtatttaaaaaatattattatttttattttttgttgttatagattataaaatgatttttaaaaaaaaatattattttaatatatttataactaaaaactactttgaaaaataaatcttaccATACTCTTTAACACCTTTTTAGTAGCGTTTGGCATTGCGGTTtgtttgcttaaaaaaattattttttttaaattaaatattttgatatattaattttaaaaataaaaaaatatattattttaatatatttttaaataataaatactactataatatcaaatattccttttaatataaaaaggtaaaaagatttaagaaaaaaattaaaaattaattattatatttatggatTTGTGGGGCTGACTTAACGAAGAATAAAAAACTTCATgtgatttcaaaattttattgtcATTTCCAACCTAAAGCGTTTCCTTGTTGACAAGAtagcaaattttattttattttttttagattaatctaGAACTAGGTTACTTATAATCTAATTGTTTAATTggatctatttttaaaatgttagagTATTTAAGAGTGTagtaacggttgttttttaaaatattttttattttaaaatatattaaaataatatttttttatttttttaaaaattatttttgatatcaacatatcaaaataatatgaaaacatcaaaaataaattattctagaACCAGGTTACTTATAACCTAATCGTTTAATTGggtctatttttaaaatggtaAGTAAGTAAGGTGTTTAAGAGTGTGGtagtgattgcttttcaaagtgtttttcattttaaaatatattaaaataatattttttaaaaaaaaaattatttttgatatcaatatatcaaaatgatatgaaaacattaaaaatatattaatttaaaacaaaaataaaaataaaaatttttaaacacgctttcaaaacaaaataccaaatacTAATGCAATatttcctctttctctctcttttctttcacaAAACCTTCAGTTTGAAACTTGTCTTCCCATTCTGATTGGCATTTTGCTGACATTGGTCTTCTgggggaaaaaaacagaagaaactaCTATGAAgcacacaaaataaaagaatggcATAACAAGTGACATGTGAAGCTACAAGAAGGGTATTAATCTTTTGTTCTTagtactagctagctagctttgTCTGTTTCTCTTATCTGCTGGATAAACCTAGGAGCCTGCGCTTTCTTTCACTTGTGCGGAAATCTCAAGCTCAGGAATCACATGATCTCCTTTTGACATGTGTCCCATCCATTCTGCCAAAACAGCTTTGCACCCTCTCCCATGTCATTGCACTCAGTCGCAGCATTGAGATTCTGATTGCGACTTCACCTTTCTAGGatcatctctctctctgcatTGGGATATGGTGATTCTGTTGCAATCTTATTACTACCGCTGTGCtagcaaaaaaccaaaaagagcAAAACGCAGCATAGGTGTTTCACATGGCATCTCTCACGCCTGGATTGCTATCCAAGCTACTGGAGAGCGCTGGCAACAAGGACGTGAGAGTCACTGGAGAGCACCGCTCTGCCCTTCTTCAAGTTATAGAGATCGTGCCCTCTCTCTCTGGAGCCCCAAATGATCCTTGGCAGAGCCAAGGATTCTTCGTGAAAGTCTCAGACTCTCTGCATTCCGCTTACGCCTCCATCTCTGATGAGGACTTGGACTTGATTTACAGTGACAAAATCCAACTGGGCCAATTCGTTTATGTTTCGCGCTTCGAGGTTTCTGCCTCTGGCTCTCCTGTTCCTGTTCTTCGCGGGCTGAAGCCTGTGCCCAATAAGAGAAGGCCTTGCGTTGGGAATCCTAAGGATTTGGTGTCCAGCGATTCTTTGCCCAGTAGTGGTATTAGTTATGTTACATCGACTGATTTTAGCAAggacaaggagaagaagaagttgataaGTCGACAAAGACTATCCAAGATTAGCAATATTGTCAAGAAATCAGACATTGTTGTGGAGGATTCCAAGCACATGAAAAGGGATTCTTTGGATCAGACGAGGAGATTGAGTTTGGACTCTGCTAGGAGGATCTGGGAGCACCAAACTCCCACCCCAAAAACTGTTCCTCTtaataaatcatcaaaaacTGTATGTTTTTGCTTCTCCTTCTTTCCTGTTTTCAATTTCCTTGAGAGTCACTACACCAtgcattattttgatttagtaCTGTCAACTAACTGCATTCttcacttcacatttttttttttcacaatcattttcttttatctaaagACTAGCTCTTCTGCTTCAAATTTATTGAACTCATACTTGCTTCATATACTAACATTCATTGCCTAGTTGAAGGTATCCCAATCACATCATACTCTTACTATGGAGTAGACGGGATAATCCATAGAAAGAAAGTAATTGTTTTAATGAGAAACAACAAGCATTTGTTTACTGAAATCATATCCCTGTCATGTGCTTCTCAATTTAAGGGTCCATTTATCTACGCCCTGAAACATACAATGATGCTTGTTGTGTCCAGTACCATTTATCTACGGTCAGTGTTTATTACCTGTTTCTGTGTAGGTTCGTTCCGATAAGAAGGTTCCTTCCAAGATTGACTCGTCACACAAGCGCCTATCTTTGAGTCTTTCCCCATTGAAAACCAAGAATGCGATCTCTTCATCCATTCCAACTGTCAAGCCtttgaaaaaagatttgaagtCAGCTACTGACCATGTTATTCCTAGCCGACTGGTTCAAGTTCCCCTGATTTCCAAAACTTGGTCCAAATATAGAATTTCCTGGGATGCAATTCCTCCTGCCATTCACCATCTCGGAAAGGTCTGAAGTTATACCGGATTATGAGATTCTGTTCCAGATTGTACCGTTGCCAAGTTCTTTGTAAATTCTCTTTTCATCAGAAAAAAGAACTCAGTTCTTATGTTCTTGGTGGTTTCAGGAAACTCTATGTTGTAAGAATGCTGCAGTTTTGGCTGCTGCACGTGCGCTTGAAGAAGCATCGGCTGCTGACAATGTCATTCATTGCATGCAGTATGAATCCTTtggccttttctttctttctattgtcAACTTGTTGAATTCCTAATGTTTTTCATATCCTGCAATATTGTTGCTGACTTATGAACAACACCCCTCTCCCACCCCTCCTTTTTCATAgtcatttgattaaaattttaatctaacTAATGAGATTTTGCTTTCTGGCTGTCATCAGTTTGACGCCAACTTAACAAGTGTTGATGAAGGTTATCAGTTGGATCATGGTGCAAAGCTTTGAACTGCGTTTTCTTGGGTGTTAGGCTGTAAAATATGGAAAGAGCCTTTATAAGAGATAATTTAGGGTGCGTCAGCACCTACGTTCTCTTCCCaatgaaatcaatttttctcTTGCCTCTTCATCTATAGTTCAATGGGATTAAGAAAAATGAGTAAAGCAACTAAAACTCATGTGTTATATGCATCTCTGGTTTGCCTGAGGATGCAGTAGATCTGGCATCCTCAGGAGATTAATACAGAGAGTTGTGTAGGGAGGAAactagattaaaaaagaaaccacaAGAAAGGGTTTATCTGCCAACTTGGAATTTATATGAAAAGCTTTTCTCTTTATCCATTTTACCACATGTCCCAGCttaatgcttttctttttcctccagATCATTTGCAGAACTACATGAGTCTGCGCAATCAGCGTCTTCAGGACCATTAGTGGAACAATATTTGGATCTCTACCAGAACATTCAGAGATCAGCAAAGATTGTTAATTCTTTACTCAGTGATGCAAGTCTTCTTGAAACTAAAGCAAGCAATTATGATAGCCTGCAGCGTGTATTTCCTGATGTACGTAAAAGTTCAAGAAATACTAATGCAGAATCTTGGGTTCATGCTGCTATACAGACTAATCTTTCCAAATTCAGTTTGTTAAAGAAGCCAGAGAAGAGTGGAGTTTTGGATATTGATAAATGTTATTATGTCATCCTAGATAATTCTCTACAGGAATTGAATTCTGAGAATCAATTGCCTCAAAACAAACCATGTCTTAGAAACCACAGCAACTATATACCAGATTTAAGTGCTAAGCGGGTGCCATCTTCAAAACGACATCTTGCATCTGTAAAGAAAGTGAATCCTGAAAGGAGGGATTGTCCCAGGGGAAGTGGATTAAAGGAGACAGCAAGTTTAGCAGAAAAGCTGCTGTTAGATTCCCGTGAATGGTTCTTGAGGTATATGGAGGATTCATTGAATGTCGGTTTTGGGTTATGTGAAGGGAAAATTTCTGAGATTGCAGGTTTTCTTGGGCAGCTTAGAAGGGTGAACCAGTGGCTGGATGACTTAGTCGGGGGTGGGCTTAAGGTTGATGCGAGGATAGAAGgcttgaaaaagaaattatatggaTTCCTGCTAGAATATGTTGATTCTGCTACTGTTACTGGTAAGTAGGTAAATACTAAGAGAGCTAACAAAATGACACTGAAACTCACCAATTTCTGGTTTCAGATGGACATTGTTATATGAGTTCGTTGAGAAGTTGCGCGTTCAgaatatttcattttctcaGGTGGTAAAACAATTGTTGACCTAGTGTTAGGAAACGTGCCAGCCAGAAATATTGTAACCTGTCCTGCGTTTGTATGCAATAGATTGCTTGAACAATTTGCATCTATTGTCAGTCAAGTTTTATGAATTATGTTGAAACTTTACAAAGTTCACTCATAATATAAGCAAAGTGCAAGCAGTGTCTGTGGACGAAGTGATGCTTCCCTAAGTTGCATTTAAAATGGAATCTTATTAGAGTGATTAATTTTCAGAAGAAATAATAATGTAATCGCCATTTCTGAAATGCCAAACCACATGTTCCTATATTTACTTTACACAAATAACAGTAGAGGTTGTAAAGAAGTTCATGCTTTGGACAGTGTACTACCGAAATTTACAACTGAACATTCATTTAGTCAAGAAATAGCCATCCTCAGATTTTGAATCAACTGAAATATGTGAAGGTGACGGTGTTTTCTCAACATAAGCTGAAGCAGCCTTTGTCAGGGTCTTCAATCCCCTGCAGGACTTCATGTGCGAGTGCAATTTCTCTGGCCTGAATGACTTCCCACACCGCCTGCATTTTAACAGTTAGATTTTAGTTGCTAATAACCAAGTACAGTAATGAATAGGCTTTGGATCAGAGCACACAAAATCAAATACTCTAGGGTCGGCTTGCCAAATTGAGGAGTAGAAGCACCTATTTATGTTTATATCAGCGACAACAGGAACAGAgaattaagagagaaaaaggagaaCCCCAGAAAAGGAAGGGTGTGTCTATTGATTCAGATTGTAAATCATGTATGAAAGTTGTTTACtaaaactttgtcattctgctAGCTTAACTAGCAGGCAGGCAGTTATCAAAACTCTTGACAGAAAATCTAAGATGAGCAAACAATAATGTTTGACTGAGAGATTGCTTTTCGTTTGACTAGGAACTGAGTACTTCCTTAAACAGTCAGATGGACACTTGTCATAATTGAGTGCAAGCAGGGGCTCTGGTTGGTTCTGCTTTGACTTTGTTGTCTATTGTGATCTCATTTCTCCAGTGctacatcatcatcataaaaGCAGGTCACCTATTACACAACATTGTGAGTCTACTTGGCAGTCCAAGCCAAGGCACTATCCATCATTAGGTTTTGCTAGTTGCTTACAATGCAACATTAAATCATGGGTTTCAAAATGGTCAAatctaaaattagaaaagaaattttataatgtAGTTAGAGTAGAGATAGCATGAGGAAATGGGTTACTCGGCTTACGAGCAGATGGGTGCAGCCACTGGCTTGTATGCAGGGGGAATCACTTTTGGACTGCCAAATCCACCAGGCTGCTTCTTTGAACCTCTCGCCTCATCATAGCTTTTCCTGCTAATACAATGCAGTAGAACCAATCCAAACACAATGTATTAATGGCCCGTTTATACATTCATGACACTGACAAATTTTGAGAGAGTACTAGTACCAATTTTTTTGCCAAAATACCTAGCATTGGCAATATCGTGTTGCTGTATTTGTTGATTCCATGGAGTCGCAAAAACTCTGGCAGGCCCTCCAAGTACCTCTCCTTCACAAATCTGATCAGCCGGCTTTTCGATTGGTTTATATTTACTATTACATTTTTGGCCTTGGCGAACCAATGCAGCATCGTTTGTGTCAACAGCACCACATGTCATCAAATTACGTAGCATCTTGGATGTTCCACTTGAATAGCTCTTACTCTTTGCAAATGTAGCttgtgatgatgatgttgatgaCGATAGCGAGGAGAATGAACTTGGGGTGCCCATCTTTTCAATATTGCTGTTGTTGTCtacccttttcttttggttcttctTGCTCTTGCTGCCCAAGAAATTGGTGTAAAAAGATGAATATTGTTCCACCTTAATGTCTATCTGCTCTTCTTCAAGAGGGTTGCTGGGTTTGcatgcatcttcttcttccttgatGGAATCGTCAGTTACTGTTGAAATCTCTGAACTGAATACAGGTGATTCTTCAGATATTTCAGATGATGTTGTCTTTCGTGGGGTAGTGTCGTCACAAATTTGGTTTGGTGAAGGAAGTTGCTCATGATCTTGTGCTTTGTTTTCCACTTCAGTATTCTCAACTTGGCTATCATTTTCACTTTTCATCAACAAGTCAGCAGCTTTCTTTTCACCATATGCACTACCAGCTGTGTAGTTTTTCCAGGGACAAGAAGATAAATGGGATTTAGTGCTGAAATCACATGATTATTtggaaattaaatcaaatgaaaaaaacaattgctggttttttttttgaaaagaaaacgaTAGCATCAAGAAGATATTAGCTAGTTATAAGGGATATTTTACGTACCCAAGGGATTGGCAGGAGGGACGAAAATTTCAGATCCTTTGAGGACATATTCATTGTCAGAGATTGGGGTAATCAGATCATCATCCAGTAAATCTTGCCAGACATAGCCCTTCTTGTATCTcctgtttagttttatttttttaaataaaaaatctataaaatcacCATTAATTACCAGATATATATTgctgaacaaaataaaacaaacctcTTATAGGACCAAGCAAAGGCTTTTGGCATGTCTTTTCCTCGCAAATCCGCAAGCCACCTCTTGACATCTgtcttaaatattaattttcatattaagtaactatataacaatcaaaaaccTTTGCAAATTACTTGAAAGAATGAGGAAATTACCTCTTAAATAAACACCATTTAGATTGAAATGATGAACTCGAATGAGATGGGGATGCTCAAAACGGCCCAGATTATGGCTGAGAAAGTAAATGATATGAATACGTCTCACTTCTCCTCCAGCCCCACTACTACTTTTGAGGGGTATTCCTGATGATGCTTCCATTCTTTTCGATCTTCTCCTGTACGTTAATTAGTTTgaactaattaaaaatacatagacAAAGACATAGAATATTTAACTAGAACAAGAAGAAACACTTCTTTTCAGGCACTGCCACGGTCTCTCGAGCGTATTGCTTATATCAATCTACattattgtaagaaaaaagGGTACAGAACCATGCATATTGTAATCCAAGGTATATAGTATTATATGATCATCTGAGCATGAGAATCcaggagaaagaaagagaaatgggATCTGTAATCTGTTTGTTTCTCAGCAGCCGGCCTGCAGCTTCACCACTAGCTAAAAAGTTCTTCACAAAACACATATATACATGGGTTTCCTCTATAAATGTCTCATGCATCTTGGTTTGTAATGCATGTGCATACATTTAGAGATAAATTAATGCAGGCCTACAAGAAACGTAGactattatcaattaaaaacacagTAGATATAAAAATTCGAGAATATTACTCAGTGGGGTGCAGTGCTTTGCCTTGGATCTTTTCACTTTGTCTAGAACCGTGCGACCGCTAGGGAATTAAGACGTTTGTTTATaagaaagaaatggagaagccGAGGAAGgaagatagatagatagatagatagatggagagagagagagagagagagagagagctactTAATCTCTCTTTATGTATTATATGGAGAGACAAAGATGAGAGTGGCAACCTTTTTATCAGATTTCCCGCGATTAATTACCTAACTTACCATACTTGGCCAGCTTTTGACCCAAATCATGGAGTTTTATTTTCCGCATAATTAAcgctgcctttttttttcctatctttTATGAGTATTTTAACGCAGTCCTTATAGTTTAGTAAAAGTGATTTCCTAATCCTCGTGGTCTTAGAAACTATATATCTAATCcctacattttttatttgttttataatttagttcttTTGTAAGTTTCATGTgacctttcaatttattttgtttttcttttcttggatgatggaataaagaaaagagaatttgGTAAAGTGAGGAAATTTGACCATGAGAAGAGGTAGTTCTTAAACAAACAATTACTAAACTATAAGGACTTGTTAATTAGTTTTGATAAATTCAAGGACTAATTTATTACTAACTTTAGCTTTCAATTTATTACGGCATGAAATTTTCTATGAGCCATAATTAAGGGCAATTTAATCAAAGTAGGTGCACTGCGAAGAGTGCAAGGATTCACCTTCATGATAAGGTTagggaaacaaaaacaactgtgcttaattatgctttttatttctattttttgtcttcattatgctgtttttttatatatagaaatactTGTAATATGGTTGATTGAATATGATATGATCAGGCTAGCTTTCACAGcgtatattaattaaagttcCTCCTACTACTTAAATTTtagctaaaacatatatatacacttgtTTTACTTTGAATTCCTCCATTGAAAATAACGAAAACATATCAGCATGTGCATGCAAGCTGGTTTAACTAGATTTGGGATGAAAACTGAAGAATTCATTCCTATTTtgacaaaagaaattaagaacatGTTGATTCTTACTCTTTTTTCTCCATTCCTTCAACTCAATTCTGTAAGATTCTGAAAGAGAGATGATCCAAATCACTGCGAGCAGCCACATGCAAAGCAACTTCTGCTTGCTAGCTAGCTTGTACCTGGCCTGACCACTCCAAATATATCTTCGAATGAGAGTCAGAGAAagacacagagagagagagagagatatataGATGATAAgctaatttatgttttaagctGTTTTGAGAGTAGTTTAGCGGTCTGAAAGTGGAAGAAGGAGATGGATTTCACAATATAGCCAAAAGCTGGGATTAATTAGGTGGGTGACTTGGGCGTGTGGGAATGTTGCTGATAGCGAGTGATactcaatatatattatttttccataCAAAATAGCGTGCCGTCTCAGTTGAAACTAGTCatagtatatatattatgactatattatatacatatatgtaaTGCAATGTGCATGAGATATCCATTCTACCAATACCTATAAGCTTACAAAATTGGACAAAACTCCTAATGTTGTCGTCTGCTGACAGTTGAGATTATATACTAGTAATAAGTGGAGGTAGAGGAGGTTAGTTAGTCACACTTACTGATGCAGATATATGTAGGTGGATCGACCATGGATCCATGTCTCCTGCTCCATTCTTTTATTCTCACATATCTGGATGACTTAAGGATGTTGGTTATGTTAGGTTCTAGCTTTCAATACATTAAACTCTGCTATATTGTTGTGTAGTAATTTCAATCATCGATCCCCATCTGAATTCGGACATTCAATTAGAGATGATCGATCTACTCCATTATTTGCAGGCACGCACAGTTTGTGCAGTTGGACAAGTTCTCTGTTATTCTTACAAGCATTTATGATTGTTGATCATCATGACTCTTATTTATAAATGAGTCATTATGTTCTTGATCTTTTCTCCAGCAAGTCTCATGCTCGAAACCCATAAGTGGGAAAATGATTAACTTGAGACATGGGGAGGTCTTGATTTCAAGTTTCATTACTTTATAGCTTATGTAAATAATACTGGTAAATTATTATCtgggtgtttgtttttattgttacaatttatttttaaaataatttttacttaaaaaatattaaaatattatattttagatgtttttaaataaatgtgaTTCGATAAGGCTCATAGCTAGCCAATACAAAACCACAGAGGACAAGTTGTGGGATTCGAAGAGACTCACAGATACCCTACTGATTGTAAatataaaacgaaaaaaaaaatatcatattcaaACATCTcctttgtaattaaaaaaaaaaaaaaagtaattttgttaAGAGGTTGGACTCTGAATATATACAGTTGTGATCGTGGTTCTAGTAGGTATAACTTCTGCAAccgaagaaaaaataaacaaaggtactaatataattatcaatttttttcctgcctgagttaaaataaatttataaggaTGGATGAGAGTTCATAAGATTATAAATCGATCCATATTTAATAACCCTTCGAATAAGAcatacattttaatattttatgaaaagaaatgaatgttGTTGAAACCGGAATTTGTAGAAGATATTgacaagattttattaatttaggtctcgtttgtttgctgaaaagtaatttttttttgaaaagtgaattccgagaaagtgaattatttttctatgtttggtagtataatggaaaataagttgggaaacattttccagtgtttggttatgtcatgaaaaatgagctggaaaataacttattaatgttttatttttctcaaatttattaaaataataaggaacaaatcttacaaattaaaaagttgaatgaaaatgaaattgaaaaaaatataatttcataaattatctcaaataaaataaataataatcaaaataatagagatcaaatttaaaaaattaaaaaattaaaaaattaaaagatgaagaaattaaaataataataattaacatttcataaatgatttcaaataaaataagtaacaatcaaaagaatgaggaccaaatttgatagataaaaaatttcaattaaaaaatgataaggaaaaagcaaataacaattataaaaatgaggaccaaagttaatataaaaattaaattctaagggatgaattgaaaaacaaatatttaaaacaaaatatatataacaatcaaaagtttgaggatcaaatttgatataatcagcaaataatatgacatttctaaatttttcacaacttccggaaagtgttttccgtctaaaataaaaggaaaacactttcctaaaaaccaaaccaaattttcctttgactggaaagtatttttcgttgaccggaaagtgcttcccgttgaccaacttttctaatggcaaacaaacacagaaaagtttaGAAAGTAGTTTccagaaaaccactttccagaaACAAACTCCGTTTTAGCAGGTCTTagttatagaaaaaaatcaatcatgaaaGCATTAACAAACACCTATCTTATTAACAATTTGTTTATCCTCAAATTAAGAGTTAGCTTCATAATTAaggaaaatttgttttatttttttaattttaaattttgagataacatcaaaatttattgaattgttttaaatacACTTTgtagaaaatgtatttttaagaatttaaataagAATACTAACCactttttacatgaaaaaaatggagATATGCAATtgtaacaaaaaacaaattcttcaatggtttttttaattttttaattttaaaatataataaaataatatattttttttcagattttatttttatttttaatattaatatatcaaaattatccaaaaatatccaaaaatattaatttaatattttttaaataaaaaacaatttaaaaaataaattataaaataaaaacaaacactccaaATAAAAACACCAAGGAGGCCTGTACTTTGCACATGACAGgtccaaatcaaaattaaaatcgcACTTCTTTCATCTCGACTGCCCGTCCATCTTTCCAAGTTATGAGGAATCATGGGAACTGTACTCTCCTATGACATAAGCAATGGaacttataaataattttaacgATAAGACcgatatttatattattatacataacAATAATTCGACTCATGTTTTACTGTTGTTGATTGTGAGTAAAATAATTACTTTGTCCTT
This region of Populus trichocarpa isolate Nisqually-1 chromosome 9, P.trichocarpa_v4.1, whole genome shotgun sequence genomic DNA includes:
- the LOC7489288 gene encoding uncharacterized protein LOC7489288, with amino-acid sequence MASLTPGLLSKLLESAGNKDVRVTGEHRSALLQVIEIVPSLSGAPNDPWQSQGFFVKVSDSLHSAYASISDEDLDLIYSDKIQLGQFVYVSRFEVSASGSPVPVLRGLKPVPNKRRPCVGNPKDLVSSDSLPSSGISYVTSTDFSKDKEKKKLISRQRLSKISNIVKKSDIVVEDSKHMKRDSLDQTRRLSLDSARRIWEHQTPTPKTVPLNKSSKTVRSDKKVPSKIDSSHKRLSLSLSPLKTKNAISSSIPTVKPLKKDLKSATDHVIPSRLVQVPLISKTWSKYRISWDAIPPAIHHLGKETLCCKNAAVLAAARALEEASAADNVIHCMQSFAELHESAQSASSGPLVEQYLDLYQNIQRSAKIVNSLLSDASLLETKASNYDSLQRVFPDVRKSSRNTNAESWVHAAIQTNLSKFSLLKKPEKSGVLDIDKCYYVILDNSLQELNSENQLPQNKPCLRNHSNYIPDLSAKRVPSSKRHLASVKKVNPERRDCPRGSGLKETASLAEKLLLDSREWFLRYMEDSLNVGFGLCEGKISEIAGFLGQLRRVNQWLDDLVGGGLKVDARIEGLKKKLYGFLLEYVDSATVTGK